The Tenrec ecaudatus isolate mTenEca1 chromosome 7, mTenEca1.hap1, whole genome shotgun sequence genome window below encodes:
- the LOC142453441 gene encoding translationally-controlled tumor protein-like — translation MIIYRDLISHDEMFSDIYKIREIAEGLCLEVEGKMVSRTEGAIDDALIGGNASAEGPDGDAAESTVVTGVDIAMNHHLQETSFTKEAYKKYIKDYMKSIKGKLEEQKPERVKPFMTGAAEQIKNILANFKNYQFFIGENMNPDGMVALLDYREDGVTPHMIFFKDGLEMEKC, via the coding sequence ATGATCATCTACCGGGACCTCATCAGCCATGATGAGATGTTCTCCGACATCTACAAGATCCGGGAGATCGCAGAAgggctgtgtctggaagtggaggggAAGATGGTCAGTAGGACCGAAGGTGCCATCGATGACGCCCTCATTGGGGGTAATGCCTCAGCTGAAGGCCCCGATGGTGATGCAGCAGAAAGCACCGTGGTCACTGGTGTTGATATTGCcatgaaccatcacttgcaggaaaccagcttcacaaaagaagcctacaagaagtacatcaaagactacatgaaatcaatcaaaggcaaacttgaagaacagaaaccagaaagagtaaagccttttatgacaggtgctgcagaacaaatcaagaacatccttgcaaatttcaaaaactaccagttctttattggtgagaacatgaatccagatggcatggttgctctgctggactACCGTGAAGATGGTGTCACCCCACATATGATCTTCTTTAAGGATGGCTTAGAGATGGAGAAATGTTAA